The DNA sequence ACCTAAaatcacttacaagtaaagagaaatgtCACTAGACCGTATTATTAAGTGGCTCTAAAAGCGCACTTGCCGGGAAAAGAGAAGAGTAATATTCTTTACACATGAATACATAAATGTAAGTGTAAGTTGATTCCACATGGCATAAATTGAGTGGGGAAGACAAGCGAGGAAAGGCAAATACGAAAGATAGCTGGAATTCCTCTTAGGTTCTGCAGTGACAATAacaattttcttgttcaaaaattaaaaccatAGTTGAAACTTGTATCAAAGGTTTATTATTGTTCAAAAACTAGAAAATAATACCTGTTGGATATGCTTGGTAGAgcaaaaggaaaacaaagataAGAGGATTAGTGTACCGATGAGATActttaccaaaaacaaaaatttacctATATGATCACATATGTAGAAATGGAGGAGGATAAGAATGAACAGAAGACCACCTCTTGTTGCTTGCGTTGTAGACGACAACTAGTTGGGGAagaaaaatatctgaaaaaacCTATATTTGCATATCCAAACTCATTTGGCATGAATTACATTGAATTACTAAATTGTAGGAATCGATCGGTTGACATATTCAGAGTTGGCCCTGAAGGCAGCTGGAGTAGGCACCTGCCTAGGGCTGCCACTTCGGAAGTGCCCCTAATTTTTTGGCGGAACTAGACAGATTTGAACGAAGATAGACGAGAGCTACGAGGGCTTATATGTAAAAGCAAGAATATGGAAATCTTTTGTTGCAGGGTCGGCCTCACACGAGGAAGAAGCCAACCCTATTCCCAACATTATTTTAATTGCACGATTTTACTTAAGATGGTCCCATCATCTTTTTTTATGGCCACACATCTTCCCCCTTTTAAATAGTCCCCCACcatcttatttttacttttttgctTCTCTCTTAAATATCacctttatgtttatttttatgagGTTTTATTACTCTATTTTAACATCACACCACATATATCTTTATTATGTACCTAAAAAGTTAAAACTCTCAtctttttgaaaaatgacattatttaatgttcaaattaattaatttatataaaaaataataaagtatTCAAAATCCACCTTATCCGCCTAGGTTCGTATACGAAAATTACTGTCCTCTTCACTTTAGTATTTTCCCTAGCTGTAAGATATCCaaccattcattcatttattGAATGTAATAAGTAACATTGTAACAATAGAAAAATGATTGGAATTTGGCGTACTGGGTAGGgacttttcttttgatttgaattggttgaaaaattagattGTGTAAACTTAATAAGTGCATTTGGATCTAAAAGCGCGAGACAGATAATATTTGAGTAATGTTTGtttatctttcatttttttttatattaatttttaatgatatttgatgtagaaATAGATTTTTCATgtatgtagttttttttttttacacatatcAATGTACAAAAGATCAGAAGTTAGAGAACTCTAGGAACCTACTTTAGAAGCTCAGCTAGAACCCTCAAATTCTAACGGCGGGCCCAGGACATATTGAAGGGCACAATGGTATTACAATTGAGAGGAAAACTGGATTAGTAACGGGTCGTTGGCTGACTTATCACCACAAGAAGGAAGGTTTGTTTATTTGAAAAATTGGTCAAaggtttaatttaaaatttaatagtttataaatttttcgTAAAATACTTTAATACTTTAATACTTTAATACTTTTGGATTTATATCAACTTTTTGAGTATATGGTGTTTTATTTGTTATGACGAAAAAATCCAGCAtgcattaatttttcttttgactaACGGCATGCATTAATTCAAGCTGCATGCATGCACGAGAAGGGCAGATAGCCAGAAGGGCCGTTGAGTTACGTGCACAAATGTAAATTAGCCAAATTCATCTTGTACGTAAACATCTCAAAAATAATTACGGGCTTCCAATATTGTATTAGTGTACAtactttaattttaaaaataaaataaaaaagttattgTTTGTTTCCATCGAAAGTTCATGGATATATGTTTTAATAAGAACATATATTTTATCACCAACCCGTACCTTCCGCTTTTTATGAATTTGGCACTATGTCTATGTGTCACCTCTTCCACTTATTTTGATGGGGTTTTTGAACATTAATtcttgcaaaaaaataaaaaaaataaaaattataaaaaataaaaaaaataaaaaaataaaaaaaaacttgtgcTAAATTATATATTCAATTAATCTCTTGAAGtgtacttttatcaaaatttatattcaatttttgttacttaatgtgtatttttatttaatttctccacattaaattttaactttattaatatgcacatatttagttctttaattataaataaacatatataagaaaatattaaaagaaatttgtgatacaaaaatatataaatacataactGTACAAAAATGACTGTgttgaaatatataaaattgacttttttgtaccaaaatattTGTACCTACATGATTGTAATAAAATATGTTATAATGAACccaaatgtatgtaccgaaatgtattatattgaatcaatgtacctaaatgtcaatactgaaatgtatgtacgtatcgaaatgtatgtaccaaaatatagtatattgaattaatgtacctaaaagtcAATACTCAAATGAGAGGTattaagttcgaatctcgtggatagtgaatttgataccaaattaaattgtccattgtgtggcttagccgaacccCCTCGCCTTAGTCTAAAATATATctttgtacttaaaaaaaaataaaaaaaataactcaaatgtgtgtaccaaaatgtacatACCGAAATACATGTATATGTTTGTATcaataaattaatgtacctatatGTCTGTATCGATAGATATAccgaaatattcaaatgtattacctaaatgaagaacatacaaaattgttatcggactatatattataaaaaaattagttgcctAAATGTaggaattaaaatatattatgataaatgaaatgaaaattaaatttaaatgtaattaatacattaaaatatgataaaaagttaaataaaagatcaaaatataactaataaatgagAGGATTTAATGtactagggactaaaattagattttaatcttacacaagGTTATAGTCTAAAATTCATctttttttaaggattaaaatgaaattttttattgatttaacaAGATTCTTTCTTTCCATTTAAGCTTGATATTCACCACAAAAAGATTAAGGGCTTGAGATTGTCGGTTCGCAGTGAAGGGGTGAAGGAAGATGAAAATAGAAGATAGAAAAGAACGTCCAAACTAAtagtaaatgattttttttttttaatatattcttTCTATAGTGGGCCCAAATTGAATATAAATGAGTAACgctaaggagactaaatttgtagatcaatttttttaaactaaatgacaagaaagtaaaatgttggattattatttaagcgttgataaacgtaCTCATTTCTATTAGTGATATATCATTAAGTTTGTAAAtgttgtctacaaatttagtctctagAGCATTACCCGATAGTACAAATGATGATACAACTAAATGGTACGAATATCATTTCCGCATGAAAAAAGTTAAGGAGACTTTCTCAAAAGTGGAACTCTCAATGGACTCTACCACCTCACAGTTTAAGATCAATTCTATGCCAACATTATGCTAAAAACATGAGGTGGCAAAGAATTCACGGAGAGTCCAACTTTTGAGAGGCCTTAGCATTTTTTTTGGTTCACATTGGACCGatatgtttattattttaatgcAACTTAACATTTATAAATGAGTATTGCTATGTAGACCAATTTTTTAGATCAAAAATTGCAAATCATGTAATATGacaccaataaaaaaataaacacgttaatcaatacgTAAGTAATAATCTATTCATCAATTTATGAATTCTAGTCTAAAAAGTTGGTCACCCTAACATTATACCCTTTATAAATCTCATTGGACGGATCCAtattagatattttttttatcttatataTTGTTAGATAAATGATCGCATTAGACTTATGTcgtcaaataaaaattatattcgAAGATTAATGATCAAATTCAGACCACACGTTTAGATAAAAATCAACTTGAACAATGATTTTGATTATAGCCTAGTAACACAGTCAACTTATAATGTTTATGTTGCTTGGTAGGTAGTAAGAGATTTACATTTTCCTGTATGAAAATAACAcctataaaattataatttttctgAGAAGTCTCTATCTATTACTCCTTGACACACGTTAGCACCCCAACAAATAAAAAGGGATACAAGGTGTAAGAATCCTTTGTGCTCTACAGAGTTTCAGAGCCCTCTTGTTTCCGGTGCTTTCCCTCTTAATTCCACAACACttcttattatttatattcttgagagagaaagatatCTAGCTGGATATAGTCAGTCATGGGAAGGGCTCCTTGTTGTTCTAAGGTTGGTTTGAATAGAGGTCCATGGAGTAACAGAGAAGACACATTACTCACCCAGTATATTGAAGCTCATGGTGAAGGCCAATGGAGATCCTTGCCAGAAAAAGCTGGTACACATAATTACTCAATTTGTTATTGTTCATTTTCCACATTATTATATTACTTCTTATGTATGAATTATTCTCCTCATTGTTCtgtaatctttttttatttgttcttaCAGTTATTTGTATCCTACATTTTTTGGTCGAATTATTCtgttattaattattgttttccATGGTTATTTAGGCCTCCTCAGGTGTGGAAAGAGTTGCAGGCTAAGGTGGATGAACTATCTAAAACCAGACATAAAGAGAGGCAACATAACCTCCGATGAAGATGACCTAATTATCAGACTACATTCATTACTTGGCAACCGTTGGTCTCTCATCGCCGGTAGGCTTCCAGGTCGAACTGATAACGAGATCAAGAACTACTGGAACACCAATCTTAGCAAAAGACTCATAAGTGAAGGAACCGACCCAAACACCCACAAAAAATTATCTGAGCCGATagccaaagaaaataaaaggagagAGAACCAAAGTTGCAAGAACAGAAACAATAAGAAGGAAATGGTGAAGGTGATGATGAAAAGCAAGACGAAAACAGGCCAACATGTGGAGCCACAAAAGCCTAAAGTTCATCTCCCAAAACCCACTAGGATTACTTCCTTTTTATCCCTACCAAGAAATGACAGTTCTACTAGCAGCACTACGGTTACTCCTGCATCTTCAATCCAAGATTTAAacggaggagaaggaggagctTTCGGTGTTAATCCATGGTGTAATAATGGGGTTGTGCCTTGTGTTGGTGATCCAGATCAAGATCCTATTAATTCTTCAGCTGATGGCGGCGATGATCACACACTTGAAAATCTTTATGAAGAATATCTACAGGCGCTTCTGACAGACCATCATCACGATCATCAAAATCAACTTGAATTAGACTCATTTGCCGACTCACTGTTAATCTGAAAAAGATATACCCAATGAGTAAATTAAGTATTAGTATAAGATAGATAAATAAGTATGCTTGTCCCGCGCAAGGTTTTCATGTTAGGGTTTGAATTTTAGGTTTCACGTGCTTCCCGTGTAGTTTGTACCCATCTCTGTGTACGGACCTCTTTAATCTTTATTATATTTGTAATTATAATATTTGTTTGTgaggaaaaaaacaaatttgTGTGAATATTTTATTTGATAGTGACTTAGGCTTAATGTAAATTAGTTATTAACAATCCAACTCAAGTtctggcctatatttaactgacaggAAGAGGGGGTCAGTGGCACAAAGAATATAGAAAGAGAAATTtatttgtagggttgtgtagaggatgtgttattccctctacacaatgcctttatttatagtaataagagagagaagaaatccttctcgtccaaggaatacaagtcctaataggaaaGAATacctagaatcaaatctaatctgggatttacacaatcacacttaaataagaagtttataacactcccccttgagtgtgtaaatactcatgTAGATTCAGCGTCATGTAGAGTTGAGGAAGTCAACTAGTCGGCATTGATTCTGGGAACACGTTATTCtcaaataaggtaggaacttgcataaggaactaagtctcacaaaaaaccctATGGCTATCGTGAaaaaacccgagtagggacaaaatccataatctaaggaaaaatgcatgAGAAATACAAAGTCATATGAAACGTCTACGGGACATCATCGGGGATATGATCAaaccaaggtgggtgcctcatcaaaacctcgttaggtagcaaaaacccaatgggaaaaatgctcttaatcataGAGAAAAAGAGTGCATTAAGAacaagcaagtatacttcaagATACTCCCCCTAAGTTTGACATAACTCCAAAGAaaactagcaatgttacaactcagaaagtttacgcataccaattccttgaacaagcttctgaaacgtcgccttcggtagtgatttggtgaagaggtcagccagattgtcttgtgaacggatttgcataacttcaatcttctgatgctcttgttgtttatgtaagaagaagaacttcagcacaatgtgcttggtgttgtctcctttggtGTAAGccttcttgagttgttcgatgcatgctatgttgtcttcatagatcatcGTCGAGACATCAACGACGGGGTAAAGATCGCATGAGCtttgaatatggcccacaactgctctcaactAAGAGCATCCCTAAGTTGCTTCGcgtaaggcgagaatttcaacattgttagacgaagtggcaactaaggtctgtttagttgacctttAAGGGATTATGGTGCCTCCAATAGTAAAGCAATAACCCGTTTTAGAGCGCGCCTTGTGCGGATCAAATAAGTATCCTGCGTCGGCATAACCTACAAGGCAAGAATCGACTCGAGATAAGGGGGTGtggcatcactcgaggatccgtagggataaaacaagcccaaatccgtagtacccttaaggtaacggaATATGTCTTAATACTAGTCCAGTGTTTGTTGGTGCATTACTATATCTgaccaaaagattaacaacaaaGAACatgtcaggtctagtgcattgagctaagtacaataaagcgtttatcgcacttagataaggaattTCAAGCTCCAAAATATCTTGATCATCCTCCTTCAATGAAAGGGATTTTCCATCTAGCGATCaaacgaccataggagtactcgaagctTCGTTTTATCCTCGTTAAAGAGGCctaacaccttctgggtgtagttcgattgatgtactaagattccattcaaacggtgctctatctcgagaccgGGATAGTATtgagtctttcctagatctttcatctcaaattccgacttcACGTACGTGGCAGTTCTcgcgagctcttcaggagttccgaagagattcatgtcatcgacatatactgtaACAATCACAAAAccgaaatgtgacttcttaatgaacacataagggcataattcgttgttcacatatccctaactagtcaaatactcactcagacgaGTATACCACATTATTCTGGGTTGCATCAAACCGTAGAGTAAACGCCTCAGCCGAATAGGGAGCGTGTtccggggtttggaaatatttgatccagtcaatgtaagtcctttgAGAacttttcatataaatttccatATCAAGATCCCCAAAACTAATGATCATTAGATTGCCTAATGGTGTTAGGTTTGTTTTTATCAATATTTAATAGCTTTCCTCCGGCTTCCTTCTTGAAAATTccaaaatataattattttgttcATGTGGCATACAAATTATTGTTTATATTTCTTTACTAGGCCATTGGCCTAGCCcctttttttcataatttttttatttatctcttTACTATTTTTTGGTGAGGTTTTTCTATCAAGTTAGTTTCTCATGTTTCTTTAAACTAAGATGAGTTTGTGTCTCGAGTGATAAGAAGTATGTGTGATGGAAAGGATAtatacttttgtttttggtttgtaaatGGGGCATAAAGCCGAAGCAACCACAACACAAAAGGAAAAAACTTAATCCCTAGAGCTACAACAAACATCTGTCTCAGCGAAGACACTCCAACTCAACCATCCAAAACAAGGCTCCATGAAAGGATCCTCATAGAAACACAACCtaactttaaataaaaaatgattttagATCAGCCACTAGCAGAAATTAGTATTTGTCCGACGGACACATATTTGTTGGGCAAAGATACTTAACCCAacgaaattgaaaataaaattacaaattttttttagaaaaaatttaacGTTTGCTAGACGAACCATTTCTTCGggcaaaatatttattttcttcagaCAAACGTGGTCAATGTGCTTTTCTCGAAGACACAATTTCGCCAGACAAAAGTTTGCACAACAGATTTTGCACGACGACTTTTGCCTGACGGAATTCCGTCATGCAAAAGCTTAAGCGACAAAAACTTACTTTGGTCTGATGAAATGATTTCGTCTGAAAAGGAGCTTTTTTTGTAGTGAGCATGGTCAAATTGAACTACTAGAGCCTTGCGCGGGATCAACAtgggaaaaaaatatatataaaaacgaAATGCACCACGGGTTCCACAACTCAATATTTTGTTCGCTCTCTAGTTGCATATTTCTCATgtttgaattttcaatttttgggtaGTGCAGGTATGCATGGTAGATGAACTCGTGGCCAACTTCTGTTCCCATACAGGTAGATAGAAATATTTGCATGGGATAGTTTAGGTTGGCGAGGTTTAATTAGGGCTAACGGAAATCAACGGCCGTCTATTGCTGTGACAATTTTAAAGGGTCCAACCTTGACCAATTGCTTAATCCCATTCATATCATTTTCCATTATTCCTATGTCTGCTCCACATCTATGGGTCTCTGGTGGGCGCTGTTCATTCCTTGCACGCAAAAACAAGCTCCATCTGGTATTTTGGTGTGGACGCATGTCGAACTTTTTTTCCTACAAAAAAATGtggacaaaataatatatatctAATAATTTCAAGTAGACGGGCCATGGCCCACTTCAATAA is a window from the Pyrus communis chromosome 16, drPyrComm1.1, whole genome shotgun sequence genome containing:
- the LOC137721430 gene encoding myb-related protein 308-like, with the protein product MGRAPCCSKVGLNRGPWSNREDTLLTQYIEAHGEGQWRSLPEKAGLLRCGKSCRLRWMNYLKPDIKRGNITSDEDDLIIRLHSLLGNRWSLIAGRLPGRTDNEIKNYWNTNLSKRLISEGTDPNTHKKLSEPIAKENKRRENQSCKNRNNKKEMVKVMMKSKTKTGQHVEPQKPKVHLPKPTRITSFLSLPRNDSSTSSTTVTPASSIQDLNGGEGGAFGVNPWCNNGVVPCVGDPDQDPINSSADGGDDHTLENLYEEYLQALLTDHHHDHQNQLELDSFADSLLI